From a region of the Globicephala melas chromosome 19, mGloMel1.2, whole genome shotgun sequence genome:
- the LOC115857016 gene encoding LOW QUALITY PROTEIN: large ribosomal subunit protein eL36-like (The sequence of the model RefSeq protein was modified relative to this genomic sequence to represent the inferred CDS: substituted 3 bases at 3 genomic stop codons), whose amino-acid sequence MKTLPQKPLRNKATALYYPMAMGLNKGHKVTKNMSKLRHSHCHGRLTKHTKSLRDMIXEVXGFASXRQSIWDMLKFSKDTQALKFIKTRVGTHSHAKRQENLSDVLVAKRKAAAKD is encoded by the coding sequence atgaAGACTCTGCCTCAGAAGCCATTAAGGAACAAAGCCACAGCTCTGTACTACCCCATGGCCATGGGCCTCAACAAGGGCCACAAAGTGACCAAGAACATGAGCAAGCTGAGGCACAGCCACTGCCATGGACGCCTCACCAAGCACACCAAGTCCCTAAGGGACATGATCTGAGAAGTATGAGGCTTTGCCTCATAAAGGCAGAGCATCTGGGACATGCTCAAGTTCTCCAAGGACACACAGGCCCTCAAGTTCATCAAGACAAGAGTGGGGACACACAGCCATGCCAAGAGGCAAGAGAACCTGAGTGATGTCCTGGTTGCCAAGAGGAAAGCCGCTGCCAAGGACTga